Within the Paramormyrops kingsleyae isolate MSU_618 chromosome 2, PKINGS_0.4, whole genome shotgun sequence genome, the region ATAGCGTACAAATTGAGCTTAAGTGAAACTGACATGAAACAATTACTAATGTACTTGAGTGAGTAGTGTACTGAATGCTCAGCAGTATCCTTACCACTTGCATTAGCCAAGCCAAATCAGAGAGGTCACAGAAGGGATCCTGAGGTGACCTTTCAGTGACCTTCACCAAAATTCTTTGTACTAAAAATGTGAACAATCATGTATATCTAATATTTCGTAAAAGTGGGTTTTATTTAATGCATCAGATTTCCACATTCTACAAGAATTTCAGACATGCTGTGCTCCAGTGAACATCCCAAGAGAGCCCCATAGCTCTCCTGTCTGTCACAAATGGGGTTTAATCCACCATACATCAGATACTTGGATATTGGTTTTTATTAGGTAAACGAACAGTGATAGACAGCACAAGCGAATCACCTAAACCTAAAATTTAAACAGCAGCAAAAACTGGGGTGCGTTCCGAATCCTTTCTGAAATACCCTGTGCCCTTATCCTGCCATTACACCCCAGCAGGTGTGAAGAGCCCAGGACACCATGCTGAAATTCCTTTTAGGCTATTACCATGGTGTCATTTGTCAGACAGACCCAGTGCCAGGTGACGCTTCATACACCTGAGCGCCAGTGCTGGCAGGTGTCACAATATTGCGTCACAAAGACCCAAACGCTCGAGGCGCCTTTGAGGAATTCATATTCAAACTAAGAAAGTCTTTCGCCCTGGGTGCCTTGTGGAGAATGTTATTTCAAGATTGCCTGACGGTGTTCAGGTCATTAGTAACTGGCCCATTCCCCAGGTGCTCCAATGCCGCGTGTCCATgcatttttatcacatttgacATTCGGATTTTAGCCATATTACTCGAAAAAAGGGCTCAGTCTGTAATTTAGCAGCTGATAAGGTTAAAGCATACAGGCCTGAAACCAGAAATAAATctcgttggggggggggggggtccagcaATCATCTTGGTAGATGTTGTCAACCAGGGGATGGGGGTTTCCCTCGGTAGAGTTTGCTGACTTGGGGGCTTGTAATTTTGCTACATGGCTATGTGCCAGACTGGCAACAAAAAAACTTTGGGGGGGTTCAAACCCCTGGTTTTACTATCTGGCTACGTCTGCCTGAATGTTATGAATTTACAGAGCCGTGGACCTCGCAGACTCACACAGGGTATCCATCAGCTTCCTGTCCTGTTTGCATGGCTCTGGCCAGGACACCTTGATTCACGATTACGTGAATTACGGCAGCCCACCATAACGGCTGTTACTCCACTGCTTTTCAGGGCCATGTTACTTTCCAGATGCTCACCACTGCAAGCTGTTTCAGACAATAATGTACCACAAAACTCAGTACGGGATTCCTTTATTAGATTATCTCTTTATCTTTTTATCCACTTGACAGATTCTGTGGCAGAAGGCATATGTGCTTTTTAATCTTAATGCTTACGGACCATGAAGAGTCATTAGACAAAATTTTAAACTTACATATTCAGTCCCTTATGTTTTCACTCCTTTGACTTAATTGTTTTAGACGCAAGGGTCCAGTGTCTcaaccaaaataaataaaatggtacTGGATTTTAGTTTGCTGTACTGTAATTTTTCATCTGGGAATTGTAATTGTAGTGTTACTCTGAAACATGTTTGATTTTACAGGTGGTCAAGGCCTCTCAGAAGAGCAGCAATCTTATCAACATACCACAGAATCCTGTCTTGGCTTTTCAGTCAAGATCCAGTTTGTTCTCACAGACACTGGAAGGACATCAGTAAGAAGGTGAAGCAGCACAGTCTGAGTCTGAATCCTACTGTAGCTAGATCAAGCTCAAGTAAGTGCTTTACCACCAAtcctaaatgcattttaatatattttaattttaatatgttAATATATCGGATATATGGTTGACatacaggggttggacaatgaaactaaAACACCTGATcaatagtgtttgaggtttcatAACTATATATGTGCAGCCTGGTGCTTCAGAAAGAACCATTAATGCTGTattggccgcaaaaggaggccCTACCCCATACTAATGAATTACTGTGGTCTAAAACAAGGGGTTTCAGTTTCATAGTCCAGCCCCTGTATTTCACCATAAGTCCTGCATACTTCAGCATGAAAATGCTTTCTAATCAAAAAAGGGAGTAATGTTCTTAATACAAACAGACAAATTAGCTGGTCAAAGTCCTTTTTTTAGTTTAAACTTGTATTTCGGTCGCATCCATTTAATTCCATTTCTGAGGCTCACGCTACATCGGGGTGCAGCTTCTGCAGATCAGGTCAGCAGGTGAACATAATGTTTTAGAAGCAACAGCAGCACCAAAAGAGGTTCACTAGTTAAGCACCCCTGATATGGTTAGTAGTATGGTTAGATTACCTTTTATATGAGCGGCAATCATAGAGGACAATTTAGGAGTTGGTGGGTGGAATGGTATATGTGTGAATGGTATATGTGTGAATGGTATATGTGTGAATGGTATATGTTTGAATGGTATAAGCATCTATATGCATCCCATGACAGCTTGAGCCCTGAGCACCTAATCAGCAGCTCCCAGCTCAGGGCCATTATGTGCAGTTGAATAAGGTAATTCAGAGCTACTTCTGAAAGTCATCTACATATAATCCAAAACGTCTCGCAAATTATGCAGtgtgcagttttcatgaaaGAGATGGTGAACATTTGCCCTCCTGCTGGTAGTGCCATCATTTTGTATGTTGAAATTATTACAGGTTTAATGACTATCACTTCATGCCTTACTATCGTAACATTGCATCATTGGCTGACTGAAACAAGTGAAATTAGAATCAGGTGAGATAATAAAAATAGAGTTCTGTTCCCTTGCTCTCACAAATACTCTTATGCAGACAGTCTGCTAGTGGGTTTGTCAGCCTGCTTTTACCTACCGTAGTAATATTTAGCACACCAGCTAAACTAAACTGGTTCTGTGAACATATTCAACTGTAAATCTACTGTGTATCTGTCTAATACATCTACTGGGCGCTGTGTGAATGTCACCATGTATAAGCATCCAAATAATTACTGTCTTAGGAACTTTTCATTTGTGTACACAGATATATAGTCCGTGATCATTTCTGGAAAATGGCTTTCAGGTTATCCATTACTCGTCGTAAATGTTACAAACATGAAATAAGGAATACATAAAGAGCCACATATCTCTGAGGTTCCACTGAAGGGTACTTCATAAATATTTAGACTTTTACATCATACAAGAGAGTAAATGCTTGGTTCTGTCATAAAAAAGCTAATAGCCACTTGCTAATACTTAGAGCCGATGTAGCTACAGTATCATCCGACCAAAAAAGGCTAGGAAAATTACAGCTGGAATTTATCAGCCCGGTTAACGATACTGTCAAGTCTTGAGACAACGGCATTTTTGGCAGTAATTTCCTGTCGTACCGTACGacaaaatatcacaatatttaaGGAAGACTGGCAAACACAAgttgaatccatccatcttccaactgcttatcgtGAGTAAGGTCTTGGGGGCTGGAGGTGGTGGTGGCTGGAACTGACACAGGCTGAATGTTAAACTGAGCTTTTAGAAAAAGAGAACCGAGCCTCTTGTAAAATAATACCAGAATGGTTATGAAATGTTGGAGTCGCCTGGCAGATGTCACACAACCCATGTGTGAATAAATTATTCTGCATGACATTGCTACAAAAATGCAACTGAGAACTGTGCTGCGTGGCTGTGGAACAACACACAAATGATTACTGTAccttaaaaaaaacaccttgCATTGCATTCTAACTGAGCGAAAACAACTGGGCTTAGCTTCAAACACACAGTGGTCTTGTTAACAGCATTTAAAATTAGGGCTAATTTCTTGCCACTTGAGGAAGAAGAGACAATTTCATGCTTTGCCTAGTCTGATGATTGATGAAAATTATATTTAGGTACTTTTTTTGTACGTAACTTTTGTAAAATCGGGTAGACTGGTATGATTTATTTATAGTGCAATATTTATGTTCTACATGGGAAATAAATTGCTCTTAGAGCAAAAGCTTAAGCTGTttctcttgatttttttttttaacacagacGAATAAAAGCAGACATCTAAAACCTACACCTGAACTTAGGAACAAGGGACATGACTCCTGCCAGTTAAATACAACAAAGAACAAATCGTCTTTACTGTATTACTGCTGAACAAGTCCTCCCCACGGACATCCACCTGCGGTTGGCCCCATGATGAATAACAGCAGCAGACCCTGGTGGGATGAGCTATCCTGGGACCAGTCAGGCCAGTGCCGCACCTCGGTGAGCAGCACGACCTTCCTCATTGTGGCGTACAGCGCCGTGATTGCCGTCGGCCTCATCGGCAACACCTGCCTCGTCTTCATCATCTCCCGGCAGAAGGAGATGAGGAACGTCACCAACATCTTCATCGCCAACCTCTCCTGTTCCGACATCCTCATGTGCATCGTCTGCCTGCCAGTCACTGTCATCTACACCCTGATGGACCGATGGATCCTGGGAGAAGCCCTCTGCAAGGTCACGCCTTTCGTCCAGTGCATGTCTGTCACGGTCTCCATCTTCTCCATGGTGCTTATCGCCCTGGAGCGCCACCAGCTTATCATCCACCCTACGGGCTGGAAGCCGGTGGTGGGTCACTCCTACCTAGCAGTGGCTGTCACCTGGATGGTGGCTTGCTTCATCTCCTTGCCATTCCTCTCGTTCAACATTCTCACCAACGCCCCCTTCCAGAACCTGAGCCTCCCTTACAATCCATTCACGGACCACGTGATCTGCATGGAGCTTTGGCCGTCCGAGCGTAACCGGCTGGCCTACACCACGTCGCTGCTGCTCTTCCAGTACTGCCTGCCCCTGTCCCTCATCCTCGTCTGCTACCTGCGCATTTTCTTGCGGCTACGACGGAGGAAGGACATGGTGGAAAGAACGCGGGACCCCCGGCAGAAGAAAGCAAAGGGGTCCAAGAGGGTCAATGTCATGCTGGCCTCCATCGTGGCTGTCTTCGCCCTCTGCTGGTTACCACTCAATGTCTTTAACACGCTGTTCGACTGGCACCACTGGGCGATCCCCTCCTGCCAGCATGACATCATCTTCTCTGCCTGCCACCTGACGGCCATGGCGTCCACCTGCGTCAACCCTGTCATCTATGGCTTCCTCAACAGCAACTTCCAGAAGGAGCTGAGGGCTGCGCTATACCGATGCCGATGCTGGGGGGCGCCGGAGAGCTATGAGAGTTTCCCCCTCTCCACAGTAAGCATGGAGGTCACCAAAATGTCTTCTTTGAGTGTAATTACCTAGCTACCCAGCCCCTCTGCAAAATCAACACAGAGTAAGAGAGAGTATAAAACAAGCATGAATCTTTCATAAGCCATATGGTTCCACATTTTGTAGTTAATGAAACTGGTACATCTGCTTCTTACGTGTTTAATTTCACTTAAGAATCAGAACATGACGGAATATTCAACTGAAACTGCCTAAGGAAATTGGCCAATTGTATTTTTCACAAAAATGCTTTAATATTGTACCTTATGTTACTtgcttttccattttttttactgtgtatgttgtgtgtttACCATGCAAGTCTCTGCTAAAATGTTAGATTGATTGTTGTCCTATTTTCTGCTAGTTTGTAAAGCACTGAATGTTGACCTTTGTACTTAATACAGTAGCACAggtgaaccagcaatctttatCATTATATCCAAAGAAAGTCATTCCAAATGATGAAAAGTGTTTATGATTATGGATTCCACTTCTGAAgacattttagtttttttttcttacaaagCCTCTATAACCTAAATGCTTAAATCCATAAAGACCGAAAAACACAGGTTCATCCCATTTTTTTCAATGGCCAAACCTGTTCTTTTTTGTAATAGATGACTGTTTAGTTCAGATGCTGGCTCCATTTGCTGCTCCATTCAGATGTCATTATGCATGATAAAATTCTGTGCTCTACGCTCTGTTTCCATAGCATATGCTAGCTGCTCTGTTAGCGGGTATTTATCTGAGCTTAAGGTCACTGCAAGCATGCAGCTGAATTTCAAATATGTAAATCAATTTATCGTTTTTCTGAAGATCGCCgtgaaatatttatacatttaataactagctcttctgttttttttttttaatgtatgcTTTTTCATTCTGGTCATGGACGTCTTGCTTTCTCTTTGGGATTTTTGCGCTTCACCAGTCCTCGAAGGCAATGTATGAGAAGTAACGcactgtgtgtctgtcccaCATGAACACAATTCAGGCCATTATTTTGCTTGCCATACTGTGTGCTTCTACATGTGTTCATATTAAAAACAAGtggatttttattttgggtGCTAAAcccaaaattatttttaaacaacatgtATTGTAGTTAATATCGTTGCCGTTTTATGAGCAGTGAAGAGCCTGCAAGCTCTCGTTTCACTTCTGTATGTCAAGGAAAGGCAAAGAACATGGAAGGATTTATGTTTGACTCCTCTGCATACTGACGTATTTCAACTGAGAGAAAACAAGTGGCACAAATAACATCTGCCTTTCATCTAGCCCTGCTGTTCTAACCTTGGAATGGCCTATTTTCATCGATCCCACATACCATCTATTTGATTACTGGCTCTCAGTTCTGGTCCAACAAGATAGGTTGATTTTTGATAAGTAAACACTGATATGATAAtatttttgcagttttattCTTATCCGTATTTAGgacgctcatgggagttttacttacacaaaaatgatcagttcagagagataatcaatcagattgtagaggaggtgggtctaagtaactagaggaggcggggccaagacatctgattgtttggtcctgcctcctctagtttgAACCCACCTccactacaatctgattggttatctctctgaaccaatcatttttccttctgctctcagaacatttttgtacgtAACTTTTGTAAAATCAGGTAGACTGGTATGAGTTTTgctaaaactcccacgagcatTTAGGACTGTCATTCATGTTAATGCATATCTACACAGTGCATATTTATCTTTCTTTACTAAATGCAATTTTTCAAAGGTACAGCTTTAAACTTTTAATTGAGGACAGTCTAATACTAGTTACCAATGATTATATTCTCCAATCACTCACGTCTTATATAAGTAAAAGGCAGCTATAGAGAAGGTAATGAAAAAGTTGATGGAATAATATGTTACCTTCACAAATACAAAATTAGATGCGATACAAGACAGTTAATACAGACACATTTCTTACATTGCATCGTAATGTTATACAATAGACACATTCAGTCTCTTAACAATAATGAAGTAGTATTTGGCCTTCATAGTCTCCAGATATTTGGAAATATTCAGGAAGTTAGGTATGGAGAAGAACGCGCAAGCACACCGTACTGGGTGGACAttttatgcttccaactttTTATGAAGGTTAAATGTTTAATAAGAAATATAAATTGAATGAAAAATTAATGCAAGTTATTAAGGAACTACTGgttttaaatcattattttgGTGAATTGTCCAACATTCCATTGTCTGCATTGGTTTGTCTTTGTAGATCTTTATATATCTTATTTATCTCAGAATTTTCAGAACAGGTGTAATACGTATTGTCACACATATCCACTATTATTAGGATATTACTTTGTAATATGCATTACAGAGATATGCACTTAATTacataatattttttgtaatgCTTAGATaagtgaatatatatatatatatatatatatatatatatatatatatatatatatgatcattttatgtttaaatatttttgttagtAGAAATTTCGGCACACATTCACTTGTAAATATAGTTTTTAAGTACAAACATAAAACTTACATGTTAGCAATtgaacatttaaaagaaaaaaagaacaaaaaatgagAAAACAACTAACAgtcataaaaatgattaaataaaaattaaacacattttccccaACCAACCACCCACCAGTGCTATCAAATGGTAAAAGTAGGTACTCAAGGCATAGTAAACATATTAATCACAAGTTTGTAGAAAGGAAAGGAAATGAAAGGGGACCAGATTTTTCAAATAACAAAATCTTGTCTATACCTGATTTTTTCCAGATGTAATGTACCCGTTAACTCTGTCAGCCATAATCTAGAGTTGGATATGATCATTTTATCTTTAATGTACCGttattttcttaaataaaaatgtaaatgtctgCATCTATAGTTCATTTCATGCAGCTTTATCTGAATACGTCTCTGTATCAGTCTAACACTAACATCTATCACTGTGTTACAGTCTAATGTAGTTTTTATTGTAAGTAATGGCCCGCAGTGTTTTATAGGAGAATATGTACATAATGGTTGGTGAATACATTATAAATTCAATAGCCTGAGTAAGTAACGTTTATCCTAATGTGTGTTCTTCTCTAGTAACATCTCCAAAGTATACTGAAAATGtgtggtgtgattttttttttggttgccAAACCATATGGTTCTAGAATTGCTAACGGTATGTAAATAGAACTTttgagatttattttatttggaaTTTATATTAATAACTATGACACTATCAAGAAATATAGTGCAAAATGTTTACTCAATAGGACTGACAGTAATCATTAAGGCTGTAGATTTCTTTTCATTGATCAGTTTCGAAACCAGGTGCTTTCCTCTAAGCAGTgaaatataatgaaatgaatataatgaaatgaatctgtGTGCAAATGTAACTAAAGTGTGACCATAACCCTCTTATTTTTATGTGGCTATTAAACTAATTATTAGACTAATATTTGGAATggaatattttgattttttttttttttttttgcaaattctgTGATTACCTCATTCATTGAAAACAGACCAGAGGACTAGATTTCAAAGTTTATTGATTTTTCTCAAAATAATCATTGTAAAAGTGCTTCAAAACATTTGTGCAATTCCTGTAAAACACTGTGTATGTTGATTCTGCTGACGGTACACACCATATGGCTATCTGCTCTCGATTGATTTGTGGTTCCTTGAGCTGTACCTTAATTGTGTTGTATTTCAGTGTTCTTCACCTGTCGCATTACACGGTATCGACGTGTCTCAGACAGACTTGAGCCGCAGGCCAGTCCCTGCAGCCGTCATGAGGGCAGGACATCACACGCCCTCGGTCAATGCATTTAAGAATGAGCCTGtcacctgctgcttctcctCATGCTGCAATTCCACAGTGACACAATTCACATCGTCACACGtagggacaaataaaaatgctgTTCGACCATTATTTTATGATGCTACTTCATGGCCAGCTGAACCATACTGGGACACCTCTTTCTGATATGAAGAAAATAGTCCAGGTGTCactaatgaaaaaaatatattaaacacTGTTGACGTTACATTTCATTTGTTCTTGTTGTTGGTTGATTCATACATGAATTATACGGCAATAAAATATTgtatgtttatgttttatgcatgattttgtttttaatgtgctgtaAAGCTGTATTTGAAATGGTTAATAAATGTTGGACTATATTTGCATAATTGCATAATCCACGGTGTAGACCACCTTCATGCCCCGTgttgcctgggatgggctccaggccctcCTGTAGCCCTGACCAGGATTAGCAGTTAAAAGATGgattgaatgttttttttttgcatatactgtatataaaaaacAGAGAACTAAAAAAGCTTTATTAGAGAGGGACATGCTGATCTGCTGCAGGGCCACATTTGCATCCAAGCGTCTACATTATCTGCAGGGGTCTGCAGATCTCCCATCTTTCCGTGAAGAACCCCAGGACCACCACAGAGCTGGGGCAGAGTAGATGAACTTGAAGCCTTTCCCGATGACCCCAGTTCATCCCTCATAGACGGGAGCTTTTAAAGAAGGTTACCTAATGCTTAAAACATCTCCACTGTATTGacaaaaactttcattttagaCTTTTTTCAAAAGGGTTATATCTTGCAGTGAAACACTAATGTGCTGACAAACAAGTACTCGGATTACTCAGCTGCCCATGCAATGAACATACAGGAATACCATGGGCACTGAGGCCAAGGCAGCTTCTAACTGTAGCAGATTGCCTGTATGTCCCTCCTTGTCATTCACGGCTGTTTCACCACATCCACCAGTATGGGTTCCTACTGCAGCCATTTGATAAGAAAAAGTCTGACCACACAATTTGCATCCACACAGTGCTCCAATCTTTATTCTACCTCCTGACTCTCCCAGATTTGCTCCAGAGGGTTTATTATTAACTCTATTTTTGCAGTTATTTGTCTTTACAAAGACATTTCACATGCCTGGTTCCTCTTCTACACAACATTTTTTTCGGTGACTAACCTCATTCTATACCACTGACCCCTATTGGCTCTCTGTCTACTGTTGACTTGTTCCATTTTAACATGGTTTGCCTGGAACTACTAGATGTTCTCAAGTGTTCTAAGCATTGTTTGTATAGCTCTCCTTCCGACAACTATCATGCACTTGTTTCTGGACAATCAGTGGAAGTTCATCCTACCAGCACTCAACTCTGGTTGGTCATTGACAGCTGTACACTTGTGATGTATTATCTACCCTGcttgtacatcgctttggacaaagCTTCTGCCAAGTAAATAAATGGTAACGTAAATGTATAACTATATTTCTAGAGGGGACATTTCTCACTACTTAAAACTATTTTGCAAACTTTTGTAGTGGTGGATCAGAAACAGGTCTTCAGCATCACACGGGAAAACGTTCAGCTGTGGAATAACAGCACTCCAGCTACAAGTGTGAGAAAAGCCTGTAGGACTCAGTCGTCACAAGGCTGAAATCCCAGAGTGACTCTGATGACACCTTTCAGAGGAGAAAGCCAGACTAGTTGTCATTTTCATGGAGGAGAAGAAGAGAGGACACCATTAAGgccatgaaaaaaaaagaaaactacacaGTAGCAAAATAAGGCAAGTTGATATCAAATGTGGTTTTCGGCTATACAGACGCTCCTGCACTTACAGTACGAACAAGATACGTTTCGAACAGCCgatcgtaacttgaaatgttcgtaagttgttattcaaaatcattttaaagttatacgcaagtacaaagaactgggaTGTTGGGAGTACGCACGTTATGCTGCTGCGTGGCAGGAGTAGCGGTCAGAAgttgtactaggcggaattgatgcacagaaaaaaaactgatgttgcgcacaggaaacgggagcccaatgaacacaatttggacttacagtcctctttgttcgtttgtctgaaagttcataagtagaggagagTCTGTATTAACATGGTTGCAGCATTCTAAAAATGCAGATGCAGTAAATGACAGGATGCTTTAAATGCTTTAGCTGTCATACCAAAAAACAGCAATAGATtgtcatggatccgggcggctcgggtaAGGGAACGTGGCATGACCAGGGCATAAAAAAGGTgaacgacccactggcggctccaagaaaacaaaaagggtttatttaactgaacTAAAAACACAAGAAAGGACTAACAAAACAAAGGCCCACGAGGGGTCAGAAACTGAAGGGGATAAACAAAAACTACAAATCACAAAAACTACAAATCACAAAAACTACAAATCACAAAAACTACAAATCACAAAAACTACAAATCACAAATAACAGAAACTGGGCAGGTAAGCAAAATACACACCTCACAAACATTTCAGTACAAATCACCATCACAATCAACAACCActagggaacagaacagaagcagggacttaaatacagaaaccaaaattGGGTagtaagactaacacaggacaggtgagactaattaacagagaccaggaaaacagggcacaggtgaaactaataaactcaaaaggaactagacagggaaactaagaactaaccaaggaaacagggaaacaaaccaacactagggaattacaaacaggtaaagacacaagcaggggcacaaggaacaaaaccaaaaccaactacaaaatcagacacaagaacgagagaaactcaaatgaaacactagggagcaaaatacaaaaacagaggaggtgggattcaaacacaggacaaggATCACAAGCAACCACATGCTAAACACAttgagaacaaagactaacatgaaggacgggatgaccagcaacgcctgctggccaaacggggaagggacacagagtgggacaatgggggctgaccctgacatagATGGACTAATATAAGGTTAGCTGTAGTGATTGACCgatattaatttttattaccGATACCAattatttgcatgtttatgTGCCTGATAACCGATATTCAGAACCgatatttatttactattataCTTCTGTTTTTGACACAATGATTACAACACCACTGAACTGAAcaaactgttttatttataacaatcaCTCCCTCCTTGCATACAAATCAAAACTCTTATTTATACACCAATAAATAGAGGGGTCTGAAAGTGCAAAAAATACAAGAAGTGCACTGTtactaaagtgtttttgttcaaaaataaaatcttcaatgaggtaaaaaaaaaaaacaggtagcCTAACATTCTTAGCcacctggaaaaaaaataacattgttGTTTTAATGCAGCTTAATACTCCCAGTTGAGCAGAACTAGGTTGTAGTGTAGAAAACAGAGTCTACAGAGAAAAGCATGGGCAGCAACACTAACATTACcaataagcaaaataaatagACCTATAGAATGTCTGTTTTCAAGCACAGGAGTCATATCAACTTTGCAGAAATGTAACTTCATTTTAAACTACAGTTTTATTAGGTTTATAAAGCTGCGTTTATAGGCTAAAGAGTGAAGAATGATTTGCTGGATAATGTTAATTTGCTGAataatattctgaaatattgaaatataacaaacaaaacatagtttttttattgcttttctgaTATATCACAATTAcgtttttgaaaaaaaaaaacgtttttgtCGTTCTACATTATGACTTGCGTGCTGACAAAGCGCATTCAATTTCTtagttatatttatttagaagatGTTTATTAGCGGAATGATGGTTATATAGTACATGTTAATATAATTCGGGTGTTTTAGTGAATCTTGTTAAAAGTTATATGCGGTGGCTGTGCTGGAGCATTTCATGGTGAGTGAACAGCAAAATGGAAGTAACTTCACGAGACGAATGATGAGCATATAGACGCTCTTTAGTGGCTGTATTTAATTCCGGCAAGTTACGTCTTTATTGGAACAGGACATGACGGTTTATCTTAGCATTCGTGACTCCAACTTCACGAGACTATAATGATGagcactggcgtgcacagatagagacgaggtggtgctgaagcacttgcccttttgccctcagtccaaaaaagtgcccttttgaaagacgtgatttttttttttttttaaagctgcgcgattta harbors:
- the npy8br gene encoding neuropeptide Y receptor Y8b isoform X1, which gives rise to MMNNSSRPWWDELSWDQSGQCRTSVSSTTFLIVAYSAVIAVGLIGNTCLVFIISRQKEMRNVTNIFIANLSCSDILMCIVCLPVTVIYTLMDRWILGEALCKVTPFVQCMSVTVSIFSMVLIALERHQLIIHPTGWKPVVGHSYLAVAVTWMVACFISLPFLSFNILTNAPFQNLSLPYNPFTDHVICMELWPSERNRLAYTTSLLLFQYCLPLSLILVCYLRIFLRLRRRKDMVERTRDPRQKKAKGSKRVNVMLASIVAVFALCWLPLNVFNTLFDWHHWAIPSCQHDIIFSACHLTAMASTCVNPVIYGFLNSNFQKELRAALYRCRCWGAPESYESFPLSTVSMEVTKMSSLSVIT
- the npy8br gene encoding neuropeptide Y receptor Y8b isoform X2; this translates as MMNNSSRPWWDELSWDQSGQCRTSKEMRNVTNIFIANLSCSDILMCIVCLPVTVIYTLMDRWILGEALCKVTPFVQCMSVTVSIFSMVLIALERHQLIIHPTGWKPVVGHSYLAVAVTWMVACFISLPFLSFNILTNAPFQNLSLPYNPFTDHVICMELWPSERNRLAYTTSLLLFQYCLPLSLILVCYLRIFLRLRRRKDMVERTRDPRQKKAKGSKRVNVMLASIVAVFALCWLPLNVFNTLFDWHHWAIPSCQHDIIFSACHLTAMASTCVNPVIYGFLNSNFQKELRAALYRCRCWGAPESYESFPLSTVSMEVTKMSSLSVIT